A genomic window from Bacillus mesophilus includes:
- a CDS encoding M16 family metallopeptidase: MIKKFTCKNGVRIVLENIPTVRSVAIGVWIGTGSRNETPENNGVSHFLEHMFFKGTKTRSAREIAESFDSIGGQVNAFTSKEYTCYYAKVLDEHANYALEVLADMFFNSTFDEEELKKEKNVVFEEIKMYEDTPDDIVHDLLSRAAYKDHALGYPILGTEETLTTFNGDTLRNYMNETYIPENVVVSIAGNIDEEFIKVVEQFFGSYETGKNLAETSAPTFYHEKLARKKETEQAHLCLGYNGLQVGHEKIYSLIVLNNVLGGSMSSRLFQEVREQRGLAYSVYSYHSSFKDNGMLTIYGGTGSQQLNVLYDTIQQTLSTLMDKGITTKELVNSKEQIKGSLMLSLESTNSRMSRNGKNELLLKRHRTLDEILEYVNEVTEESVNQLATTIFNTEPSVSLVSPDGKLPEAIQ, encoded by the coding sequence TTGATTAAAAAATTTACCTGCAAAAATGGAGTAAGAATCGTACTTGAAAATATTCCAACCGTAAGATCAGTAGCAATTGGTGTTTGGATTGGAACAGGCTCTAGAAATGAGACACCTGAAAATAACGGCGTTTCTCACTTCCTTGAACATATGTTCTTTAAAGGAACAAAAACACGTTCTGCTCGAGAGATTGCTGAATCATTTGATAGTATTGGCGGTCAAGTGAATGCTTTTACTTCTAAGGAATATACCTGTTATTATGCAAAGGTGTTGGATGAGCATGCGAATTATGCCCTAGAGGTATTGGCAGATATGTTCTTTAATTCTACCTTTGATGAAGAAGAGCTAAAGAAAGAAAAGAATGTTGTGTTCGAGGAAATTAAAATGTATGAGGATACTCCGGATGATATCGTTCATGACTTATTAAGTAGAGCTGCTTATAAGGATCATGCACTAGGATACCCGATCCTTGGAACAGAGGAAACTCTTACTACATTTAATGGTGATACGTTACGAAATTATATGAATGAAACATATATACCTGAAAACGTGGTTGTCTCTATAGCTGGAAACATTGACGAAGAGTTTATTAAGGTAGTTGAACAATTTTTCGGAAGCTATGAAACAGGAAAAAATTTGGCTGAAACATCGGCACCCACATTTTATCATGAAAAATTGGCTAGAAAAAAGGAAACAGAGCAAGCGCATTTATGCCTAGGTTACAATGGTCTTCAGGTTGGGCATGAAAAAATCTATAGCCTCATTGTATTAAATAATGTTCTAGGTGGAAGTATGAGTAGCCGACTGTTTCAAGAGGTTCGAGAGCAAAGAGGGTTAGCTTACTCTGTATACTCATATCATTCCTCCTTCAAGGATAATGGAATGCTAACCATTTATGGTGGAACAGGGAGTCAACAGTTGAATGTATTGTATGACACCATTCAACAAACCCTATCTACGTTAATGGATAAAGGTATTACAACTAAAGAACTTGTAAATAGTAAGGAACAGATTAAGGGCAGTTTAATGTTGAGTCTTGAAAGTACAAATAGTAGGATGAGCCGTAATGGGAAGAATGAACTACTATTAAAGAGACATCGAACGCTAGATGAGATTCTGGAATATGTTAATGAGGTAACAGAGGAATCTGTTAACCAACTAGCAACTACGATTTTTAATACAGAACCTTCAGTATCACTTGTGAGTCCAGATGGAAAGCTACCCGAGGCTATTCAATAA
- the asd gene encoding aspartate-semialdehyde dehydrogenase encodes MVNGFHVAVVGATGAVGEQMLKTLQDRDFPISKLTLLSSKRSAGKIVVFKGEEFTVQEATPESFEGVQIALFSAGGSVSKELAPEAVKRGAIVVDNTSAFRMDENTPLVVPEVNEKALFDYNGIIANPNCSTIQMVVALEPVRQAYGLKKIIVSTYQAVSGAGAAAVDELMNQTKAIIDGKEFTPEILPVSADEKKYQIAFNAIPQIDKFQDNGFTFEEMKMINETKKIMGMEDLSVAATCVRLPIATGHSESVFIEVEKEGVTSNDIKTLLASAPGVTLQDNPSEQEYPMPAHSVGKNDVFVGRIRKDLTDDKGFHMWVVSDNLLKGAAWNSVQIAESLVKLGIVK; translated from the coding sequence ATGGTAAATGGTTTTCATGTTGCAGTCGTAGGAGCAACTGGTGCTGTTGGGGAACAAATGCTTAAAACATTACAAGACAGAGACTTTCCAATCTCAAAGCTGACTCTACTTTCTTCAAAACGTTCTGCAGGAAAGATAGTAGTTTTCAAAGGAGAAGAGTTCACTGTACAAGAAGCTACTCCAGAAAGCTTTGAAGGTGTTCAAATAGCTCTTTTTAGTGCGGGTGGATCTGTTTCTAAAGAACTTGCTCCAGAAGCAGTAAAAAGAGGGGCAATTGTCGTAGATAATACAAGTGCATTCCGTATGGATGAAAATACACCTCTTGTTGTTCCTGAGGTAAACGAGAAGGCACTTTTTGATTATAATGGAATCATTGCAAATCCTAATTGCTCTACCATTCAAATGGTTGTAGCTTTAGAACCAGTGCGTCAGGCATATGGACTTAAGAAAATAATTGTTTCAACCTACCAAGCTGTCTCAGGTGCAGGAGCTGCAGCTGTGGATGAGCTAATGAATCAAACAAAAGCAATCATAGATGGTAAGGAATTTACACCAGAAATATTACCAGTAAGTGCTGATGAAAAAAAATATCAAATTGCGTTTAATGCAATTCCACAAATTGATAAATTCCAAGATAATGGATTTACTTTTGAGGAAATGAAGATGATTAATGAAACAAAGAAAATTATGGGAATGGAAGATCTTTCGGTTGCTGCAACCTGCGTAAGATTACCGATTGCGACTGGCCATTCTGAAAGTGTATTTATTGAGGTAGAAAAAGAAGGTGTTACTTCTAACGATATAAAGACATTACTTGCATCAGCACCCGGAGTGACTCTTCAGGATAATCCAAGTGAACAGGAATATCCAATGCCTGCCCATAGTGTTGGTAAGAATGATGTGTTTGTTGGTAGAATTCGTAAAGACCTAACAGATGATAAAGGATTTCATATGTGGGTTGTATCAGATAATCTATTAAAAGGTGCTGCTTGGAACTCTGTTCAGATCGCTGAAAGCTTAGTTAAATTAGGTATTGTGAAGTAA
- a CDS encoding dipicolinate synthase subunit B, translating to MTSLKGKRIGFGLTGSHCTYDAVVPQIEKLMEAGAEVIPVATDTVRLTNTRFGDGDEWIGKLEEITGNKLIDSIVKAEPLGPKLPLDCMIVSPLTGNSMSKFANAMTDSPVLMAAKATLRNQKPVVLGISTNDALGLNGMNLMKLMSTKNIYFIPFGQDAPDKKPNSMVARMSSLVDTVVAALEGKQLQPVIIERFLDEE from the coding sequence ATGACATCTTTAAAAGGAAAACGAATTGGATTTGGTTTAACAGGTTCTCATTGTACGTATGATGCAGTTGTTCCACAAATTGAGAAGCTAATGGAAGCAGGAGCTGAAGTAATTCCTGTTGCTACAGATACAGTTCGGTTAACGAATACAAGATTTGGCGATGGTGATGAATGGATTGGGAAACTAGAAGAGATTACTGGCAATAAGCTAATTGATTCCATTGTTAAGGCTGAGCCACTAGGTCCAAAGCTTCCTTTAGATTGTATGATCGTTTCTCCATTAACAGGGAATTCAATGAGTAAATTTGCTAATGCAATGACTGATTCACCTGTATTAATGGCTGCTAAAGCAACTTTAAGAAATCAAAAGCCTGTTGTGTTAGGTATTTCTACAAATGACGCGTTAGGCTTAAATGGTATGAACCTGATGAAACTAATGTCAACTAAGAATATTTACTTCATTCCATTTGGTCAAGATGCGCCAGACAAAAAGCCTAATTCAATGGTTGCTAGAATGAGTTCACTAGTAGATACTGTAGTGGCAGCTCTTGAAGGGAAGCAATTACAGCCTGTTATTATTGAAAGATTTCTAGATGAGGAGTAG
- a CDS encoding YlmC/YmxH family sporulation protein, which yields MRLSELSGKEIVDMKRAERLGILGQTDLEIDETTGHIKAFIIPTIKWFGFKRQGTDIRVPWHHIKKIGADMIIIDVHEDPPYANRK from the coding sequence ATGAGACTAAGTGAGCTAAGTGGAAAAGAGATTGTTGATATGAAGCGAGCAGAACGTCTAGGGATTCTGGGTCAAACAGATCTTGAAATTGATGAAACAACCGGACATATTAAGGCTTTCATCATTCCAACTATAAAATGGTTTGGTTTTAAGAGACAAGGTACAGATATTCGAGTCCCATGGCATCATATTAAGAAAATTGGTGCAGATATGATTATCATTGATGTCCATGAGGATCCTCCTTACGCAAATAGAAAGTAA
- a CDS encoding polysaccharide deacetylase family protein: MKRMTLQLFTFSSILLVTLGSVQNPYTSFYLSELKQPSVMMVSKQVDSLYDEIKSNVEKYEKSPQNAEVDKVWKATPGYNGLKVDIEASYENMKKEGMFDSKKLVYKEVPPSIHLSDLPPEPIYRGHPDKHMVSFIINVAWGNEYIPSMLETLKKHKVSATFFLEGRWVKENPDLAKMIVDAGHEVGNHSYNHPNLKTMTTSLVREQLVSTNNVIEATTGKKPTWFAPPSGSYRQEVVNIASELELGTILWSVDTIDWQKPTPETLIERVMNKVHPGALILMHPTDSTAKSLDSLIVRIKEKNLKLGHVTNLLSEKRVDLPPISQEKQ, encoded by the coding sequence ATGAAAAGAATGACATTGCAGTTATTTACTTTTTCTTCAATATTATTAGTAACATTGGGGTCCGTTCAAAATCCCTATACTAGTTTTTATTTATCTGAGCTAAAACAGCCCAGTGTGATGATGGTATCTAAACAGGTTGATTCATTGTACGACGAAATTAAATCTAATGTAGAAAAGTATGAGAAAAGTCCTCAGAATGCCGAGGTAGATAAGGTTTGGAAAGCAACACCTGGGTATAACGGGTTAAAAGTAGATATAGAAGCATCATATGAGAATATGAAAAAAGAAGGTATGTTTGATTCAAAGAAATTAGTGTACAAAGAGGTACCTCCTTCTATTCATTTATCTGATTTACCACCAGAACCTATTTATCGAGGTCACCCTGACAAGCACATGGTGTCATTTATCATAAATGTTGCTTGGGGTAATGAGTACATTCCATCTATGCTTGAAACCTTAAAAAAGCACAAGGTAAGTGCTACGTTTTTTCTGGAGGGGCGATGGGTCAAAGAAAATCCTGATCTAGCAAAAATGATTGTGGATGCTGGTCATGAAGTCGGGAATCACTCTTACAATCACCCTAATCTTAAAACAATGACAACTTCTTTAGTACGCGAGCAATTAGTCTCAACAAATAATGTCATTGAAGCAACCACAGGGAAGAAACCAACATGGTTTGCACCACCAAGCGGTAGCTACCGTCAAGAGGTAGTAAACATAGCGTCAGAATTAGAGTTGGGAACGATTTTATGGAGTGTAGACACCATTGATTGGCAAAAACCAACACCTGAAACTCTCATTGAGAGGGTGATGAATAAGGTTCATCCAGGAGCATTAATATTAATGCACCCTACAGATTCTACAGCAAAGTCTTTGGATTCACTCATTGTTAGAATAAAAGAAAAGAATTTGAAGTTAGGTCATGTAACAAACCTGTTGAGTGAAAAGAGAGTAGATCTTCCACCTATATCACAAGAAAAGCAATAA
- the dpaA gene encoding dipicolinic acid synthetase subunit A yields MLTGLHIAVIGGDARQLEVIRKLTDLDAKLSLIGFDQLDHGFTGASKEQIDEVDFTEIDAIILPVAGTNSEGEVDTIFSNEKVVLTNELMSKTPEHCTIYSGISNNYLDGLVDSTNRKLVKLFERDDVAIYNSIPTVEGTIMMVIQHTEMTIHSSNVVVLGMGRVGLSVARSFAALGANVRVGARKSEHLARIFEMGMKPFQLSDLEQEVQDIDVCINTVPHQIVTASVISKMPPHTLIIDLASKPGGTDFRYAEKRGIKALLAPGLPGIVAPKTAGQIVANVLTQLLKEDVLDRKGNA; encoded by the coding sequence ATGTTAACTGGATTGCATATAGCAGTAATTGGTGGTGATGCAAGACAGCTTGAAGTCATCCGAAAGCTGACTGATTTGGATGCAAAGCTTTCATTAATTGGCTTTGATCAGCTTGATCATGGCTTCACTGGTGCTTCAAAGGAACAAATAGATGAAGTAGACTTCACAGAAATTGATGCCATCATCCTACCAGTAGCCGGCACAAATAGTGAAGGAGAGGTTGATACAATTTTTTCAAATGAAAAAGTTGTATTAACGAATGAGCTCATGTCCAAGACACCAGAGCATTGTACGATCTACTCAGGTATTAGTAACAACTATCTAGATGGTCTAGTAGATTCTACAAACCGAAAATTAGTTAAGTTATTTGAACGAGACGACGTAGCCATTTATAACTCAATTCCTACCGTAGAAGGAACAATTATGATGGTGATTCAGCATACAGAAATGACAATTCATAGCTCAAATGTCGTTGTCTTAGGTATGGGACGCGTTGGGCTTAGTGTAGCAAGGTCGTTCGCAGCGTTAGGAGCAAATGTCAGGGTAGGAGCTAGGAAGAGTGAGCATCTTGCAAGGATATTTGAAATGGGAATGAAACCTTTTCAACTTTCAGATTTAGAGCAAGAGGTTCAGGATATTGATGTTTGCATCAATACCGTTCCTCATCAGATTGTAACAGCTAGTGTAATTTCTAAAATGCCACCTCACACCTTAATTATTGATTTAGCTTCTAAGCCAGGTGGTACTGATTTTCGTTACGCTGAAAAAAGAGGAATTAAAGCTTTGTTAGCACCTGGTCTACCGGGAATTGTTGCTCCAAAGACAGCAGGGCAAATTGTAGCGAATGTGTTAACACAATTATTAAAGGAAGATGTTTTAGATAGGAAGGGGAATGCATAA